From Anomalospiza imberbis isolate Cuckoo-Finch-1a 21T00152 chromosome 6, ASM3175350v1, whole genome shotgun sequence, one genomic window encodes:
- the LOC137476197 gene encoding mas-related G-protein coupled receptor member H-like: MELNQTSPPPSSPVMDTEGDDSCGINVTDVAIDGVTLLICLCGLAGNGAVLWLLGFHIRRNPITVYILNLAVADFTFLLFMVPSSLLYLLEDVSCSTVVSLKYLRSLLLLSLFSYNMGLYLLTAISIERCGSILCPLWYRCRRPQRLSWVVCALLWALSIAVMVVVTSLCLSHKHEHCRVALISMYALSFLIFAPPMVISNVILFIKVQCGSKRRQPKRLYIVIFLTVLFFLIFGVPLSLWNFLQQLNHTIVSSQVVLLMLACINSSINPFIYFLVGSCRRRFSVVSFQVAFQRVFEETGTTTVSN; encoded by the coding sequence ATGGAGCTGAACCAGACCTCCCCACCTCCCTCATCTCCCGTGATGGACACTGAAGGAGATGATTCCTGTGGGATCAATGTCACTGATGTGGCCATAGACGGTGTCACGCTGCTCATCTgcctctgtgggctggctgggaaCGGGGCTGTCCTCTGGCTACTTGGATTCCACATCCGCAGGAACCCCATCACCGTCTACATCCTCAACCTGGCTGTCGCCGACTTCACCTTCCTCCTCTTCATGGTCCCCTCCTCGCTGCTCTACCTGCTGGAGGACGTGTCCTGCTCTACTGTCGTGTCCCTGAAGTACCTGAGGTCCCTTCTCCTGCTGTCGCTGTTCTCCTACAACATGGGGCTGTACCTGCTGACAGCCATCAGCATTGAGAGGTGTGGTTCAATTCTCTGCCCACTCTGGTACCGCTGCCGCCGTCCCCAGCGCCTGTCATGGGTGGTGTGTGCCCTGCTCTGGGCCCTCTCCATCGCTGTCATGGTCGTGGTGACCTCCCTGTGCCTGTCACACAAGCATGAGCACTGCCGGGTGGCTCTCATCTCCATGTACGCCCTCAGCTTCCTCATCTTTGCTCCACCCATGGTCATCTCCAATGTGATCCTCTTCATCAAGGTCCAGTGTGGCTCCAAGAGACGTCAGCCTAAGAGACTCTACATTGTTATCTTCCTCACAGTGctcttcttcctcatctttGGAGTGCCCCTCAGCCTCTGGAATTTCCTCCAGCAGCTCAACCACACCATTGTGTCCTCCCAGGTGGTTTTGTTGATGCTCGCCTGCATCAACAGCAGCATCAACCCCTTCATCTACTTCTTGGTGGGGAGCTGCCGCAGGCGCTTCTCTGTCGTGTCCTTCCAGGTCGCCTTCCAGAGGGTCTTTGAGGAGACAGGGACCACCACAGTCTCCAACTGA
- the LOC137476196 gene encoding mas-related G-protein coupled receptor member H-like — protein sequence MEVTTASPSAIPPTEGDDLCEIDVASVAIDSVTLLICLCGLAGNGAVLCLLQRNPTTFYITNLAFATFSFLHFAVPSTLLYLLEELFCSTVVPLVFLRALFPLLLFSYNLGLYLLTAISIDQCTSILCPLWYRCRRPPRLSWVMCALLWALSIAVIVTVTALCQSQEHEHCQVSLITMYALNLFLFAPSMVISSTVLLIKIKCGSQQQQPRRLNIVVLLVVLFFLLFALPLSLCNFLQQLGYITVSSQVVFLLACIHSTINPFIYFLAGRCWRPCSLGSLRLSLRRVFEDPEENTAHSDDPAMDTAFPAS from the coding sequence ATGGAGGTGACCACCGCGTCCCCATCTGCCATCCCACCCACTGAAGGAGACGATCTGTGTGAGATAGATGTCGCCAGCGTGGCCATAGACAGTGTGACACTGCTCATCTgcctctgtgggctggctgggaatggggctgtcCTCTGCCTTCTTCAAAGGAACCCCACCACCTTTTACATCACCAACCTGGCTTTCGccaccttctccttcctccactTCGCGGTCCCCTCCACCCTGCTCTACCTGCTGGAGGAATTGTTCTGCTCTACAGTCGTTCCCCTCGTGTTCCTGAGGGCGCTTTTCCCGCTCCTGCTGTTCTCCTACAACCTGGGGCTGTACCTGCTGACAGCCATCAGCATCGACCAGTGCACATCCATCCTCTGTCCACTCTGGTACCGCTGCCGCCGTCCCCCGCGCCTTTCATGGGTGATGTGTGCCCTGCTCTGGGCCCTCTCTATTGCTGTTATTGTCACAGTGACTGCCCTGTGCCAGTCACAGGAGCATGAGCACTGCCAGGTGTCTCTCATCACCATGTATGCCCTCAACCTCTTCCTCTTTGCCCCGTCCATGGTCATTTCCAGCACAGTCCTCCTCATTAAGATCAAGTGTGGCTCCCAGCAGCAACAACCCAGGAGACTCAATATTGTTGTTTTACTTGTTGtgctctttttcctcctctttgctctccccctcagcctctgcaatttcctgcagcagcttgGTTACATCACTGTGTCCTCCCAGGTTGTTTTCCTGCTCGCCTGCATCCACAGCACCATCAACCCCTTCATCTACTTCTTGGCggggaggtgctggaggcccTGCTCCTTGGGGTCCCTCAGGCTCTCCCTCAGGAGGGTCTTTGAGGATCCAGAAGAAAACACTGCCCACAGCGATGATCCTGCCATGGATACAGCCTTCCCAGCCTCTTAA